In Bactrocera neohumeralis isolate Rockhampton unplaced genomic scaffold, APGP_CSIRO_Bneo_wtdbg2-racon-allhic-juicebox.fasta_v2 cluster10, whole genome shotgun sequence, the genomic stretch agagtataaagtgttacacccgaacttagccctgcTTCACTTGTTTCCTTCATTTTTATTCACTATATCATACGACTTCAAGGGTTTCAACAAAGTTTCGCATCTCACGTAATTAAGGGTTGGGTAGTATAAGGTGCCAGCGAACTGGATCTCATGATTACCGATCTTTATTTGTCCCATTATGGAATGATTGACTCTCATGGATTAtctttagatatgtatattttcatattatatttcttttacatCTACATCGTCGGACAAAACTTATTGGATTATCTCAAGTGTCACACATATTCCGTCATAACTTTTGACAAATGTAGATGCATTAgaggaattttttttcttcaacagAAAGATCGcatattctatattaagaaacaattcaattttatttttcaatttttatgtaaaatttataaattataacagaagtgaaaaaaataaaaattcgtgctaataactcattggactaacacTTTGATTAACGAAATAACCACTTCCAATGAATTAATTTACCATTATCTGGCAGGAAAAGAATTTTGCAGGTACTTAAAGTTATAAATCGTAGATCAGACTTATTCGAATTGTGTATGTAAACGAGAACGGGTGagttgtgaaatatataaacttttcccGAAAAATGgtactaaaaaattgttttagacAAAAATGGTTGGAAAAAGACATTCAACtgaacttaaattattattgtaaGCGAATTCACAAAAGGTGTGCGACAAAGGatctttgcaaaaattattctgTTGGGAAATCAACTGTTTCTGCTATTTTACGCAAGAACAAAGCAGAAAGAAccgttaaaaaacttaatattggaGGACGTTCTAGAGTCAATTCGGTAAAGGATGACTTACGAATAATGCGCGAGTTTAAAAAAGGTGCAAAGATATCAGCAAAAAAAGTTGTAGATAGCTTACAACTAAGCATGAGTACGCATATAGTACAACGACACGCCGTTGATGATGTTCTATTTAGCTTCCGTGCTGCGAAAAAAccatatatttgcaaaaaaaaacaaacgattAGCACGTTTGGAATTTGCGAAAATGCATATCAATTGGACTCCAGAGCAGTGGAAGTCATATTGTTTTCAGATGagttcaaatttaatttgcttagGCCGTCGTTATTTGCAGGGTACAGTAAAGCATGGTGGGGGTAATATAATGGTGCGGGGATGCTTTTCTGGTCAGATAGAAAGACCTATTTACAGAATAGAAGGGAAAATCAATAAGctctaatataaaaatatactgcaaACCCAAATCTTATCCCATACTATCAAAAAAATGCAGCTTGAAATTATTCTTCTAATGcatctatgtatgtaataaGTTATGACTcgagttagtccaatgagttttaTCCGACGCCGTAATTCTAGTTcttctaataaataaaactgtgcgttgatgaaaatgtaaacattttattagtttattttatttttattacattattttatttaattattatagttttttccAATTTGATTCATGTAATAATTGAAACCTTATCGAATTTTAAAGGATGCGACATTGGTTAAATTGAAGTCTTAATCCtgaggaattaaaaaatttcaataagagACAGGTCCGATTTACTAGCTGTCAGAATACTtgtatctttaaaattttcgttttggAAAGATCGCATTATTATGCAGATGCTTTGAAttcgaatattttaatatacacaaTTAAAGAATTAATAAGTTATGTCACAGTCTgttaaaagtaatataaaacttattacaattttttaaatatttcttttagagTATGTCGGGTGGTATATGCCCGCATCCAAAATATATAACTTGCTGGAATAACTTCCCTTTCAACGACTTAGAACTAGATGATTTCTTTATGAATTCAACCTTTGATTTAGAAGAAACCATATTAGGTGAACAATATGGACTTGATGGATTAACAAAGAGTGAGTtaagataaaatatattcaatattatcaatttatttaaatatataactgcgTATATCaagatttagaaataaaaaccaGCTTACACTTCTACATGGGCCGCTGTTACACTTTGAATCCTAAAATAGAGTTAAAACGTACAACTCGTACTTCTGGTTATTCTCTAATGCTTACTCATCACATTATACCGGGCTCAAGTATGGAAATGatgttggaaaaaaatccagGATGGCATGTTTATATACATGATCATCGTCATGAGTTCAcaggtaaataaaaatttataaagttttgaAACTACTAGATATATTGAAacccttttaatttttccttttaccTTATTTCATGAAatcttacttatttattttttttagaactcAATGTCAAAGGGGCAGCACGTTCAGAATATATTTTCGCTGAAATTGAcgaagaaattgaaataaaactccAAAGTCAACAATTCAGAAATATTGAATCCAAAGAAACGCCTTGTTCAGCCACACTAAGCTATAGTGACATGAAGGTATACTAACCTTTTACTACCTACCACGTTTTAggtattttaaagaaaagaagATCACttattaaaagcttaaaatagTAGGGCTAATTTCGGGCGGCACATGTATACGGGCAAAGTGTAAATCATAGGCcacaaaaaatacacacaaaccaTGCCTATGTATATTGACATGTATATTGCCCTCAaatggaagaagaagaaaatggaATATCATATCTTCTTAACGTTGTTGTTCAGGGTGCCATCGATTTACCCCTCTCTTATCTCAAACAAACCTAACTCAATTTTTTGCAGATATTTACACacaaatagatatgtatatactgcatagaaatgaaaaacttcgatttattaaaaacataatattttctcaGTGCGCAGAGTTAtgtgttttcgatgacttgGCTACAAAAACCAATTGCACTGGTCCTTGGATGACCGGTATATTGCAGCAACCATGCGATAACAGCAAGTCAATGCGTGCCTTAATAAAGGATTACGGGATGTAAGAAGACAAAAGAACTGACGTTTTTACAACAAACTTTAAATGTCATTTTATTATATAGCTACTATGAAAGTGACGACGACATTGAATGCGATTGCAAACGTCCTTGTAACGCGCGTATTTATTCGACATTTATACAAAGCAGAAAACAACTTAATTCAGGTCAGCAATATACCCAAGTATGGATTTACTATTCCACAAAACTGGTTTCGGTAATATTAAAATCGgaaacaaatttcacaaataGTAGGAAAGTTTATATCTACGTGTGTTCTTTTCAGCAGATGGTGGAAGAACGTCTGAGTTATGACACAACACAATTTATAGCTGACATTGGTGGCTCATTGGGTTTTCTGCTAGGTCTCTCTGTTCTAGGATTAATCGGCATATTGGAACATGTTAGtaattgttcaattttattcataaaaaagttagaaatatttttcttatattcaatGCCTTAACTTGCCTTATAGCTTACCTTATTTTTCTGCGGaggattaataaaaaaacaattaaaacacGAGAAGCAGTTACAAGACGACGCAGAACGTCAATCCCAAAAAAGTGATGCAACTGATATAACAGGTACAACTCTTGATATAGCCACAATATCCAGAGAGAAGAAAACATATATGGACGAAGAAACTCTTGCTTgacttattttcatttattattttttattaagtagtATAAGTAGTATTTAATCACTTTATACCGTTTAATAAGTAAAACTGTTCCTTGTATGTGGTATCCCGCATTGAGTAAACTTAGCAGcacttaaatttttatcaaatttacaTCCATTTCTCCGCCTCTCTAATAAAGCGTCGTAAACAAATAgaacgaaattttgtttttttttttcgttctaaGTAACCCAACTTGACTCGAACGGGTCCATTTAAACTGTGTAAAACAAATCGATACAATCTACAATTTTTAGATTAATGTATACTAGTGCCCGCATACGAGGAGTTGTTAGGGGTTCTATAGAAAGCTGACAACAAAATCATCTTCGGTATCCGCAAAGCCAGGATGAAGATCTTCCAAGGCAATAAAGTGGCGACACAGATAATTTCGACAAAGCCAGCCAGCTGCTAAGGGAGATCTCAATAAGAGATCAGATCTGCAGCATTCAAAAAGTGCTACAGGGAATTTGACAACCCTCTTATATGAGAGGTGAAACAATACACGATCAAAGTGTTAAATAGCAGTAACTACACCGGTGTGAAAATTAGACGATGGGCAcccctacttcccatatagcacaattttaaattccttgaTTCTTTTCCTTTCCAacacacaaatcaagaagtaattaatataacgggataaaacccccaaatgggttgaggctgatcggcTTCGCCAAGGCGCGAaatagattccagcataggaaaattcatcaaacaAGCTGGTTATCTCCGAATCGAAAGGCCACCAATCAGATCGGTCATGTTGTGTCCAGTGTTTCAGATGTGTCCAAGCATTGAAacatcttgttgcagctaagttATGtatccgcctctgtgcagcaaaaaacgtatgtacgtcaacaaacacaaggaaggttcgacgtcgagaaactgcaatcacaacaaacagccgaatgattttctgctcgacttgcactcctgctctcttaAAGTACTCTTCAGCAGCTCGGTATAAAagaactgtggaacggcattaCAAGCTCCTTAGATAcggctgcaaacgaaaccatttttttcgcaaaaggcaaaagaacagcgattaacagaaggtttcaaggccgGAGCATATTTTTGTAGAACCCCAGTAGtaatctagtgaccgatgcctgGAGCccgaaattatggagggaacacttctccagagtgctgaatggcagtgaaaacataATATCTAAAGATAGTGAAACCAGTTTCCCCATcaatgacaatggagcagagtttccattgcccgatcatacataaagaagttcgaatagcaattaccggtctgaagaacaacaaagtggcggggAGCGATGGAATGCCGGCCgtgctattcaaa encodes the following:
- the LOC126765248 gene encoding uncharacterized protein LOC126765248 isoform X3; amino-acid sequence: MGYWLELLDWILRDPGKLIRYLVLFVCSVIVIVQLSECFTKLNSPPISTHSYFSLNDTVEMPAVTICREPPYKEDVLNSMSGGICPHPKYITCWNNFPFNDLELDDFFMNSTFDLEETILGEQYGLDGLTKNLEIKTSLHFYMGRCYTLNPKIELKRTTRTSGYSLMLTHHIIPGSSMEMMLEKNPGWHVYIHDHRHEFTELNVKGAARSEYIFAEIDEEIEIKLQSQQFRNIESKETPCSATLSYSDMKCAELCVFDDLATKTNCTGPWMTGILQQPCDNSKSMRALIKDYGIYYESDDDIECDCKRPCNARIYSTFIQSRKQLNSDGGRTSEL
- the LOC126765248 gene encoding acid-sensing ion channel 4-A isoform X1, translated to MGYWLELLDWILRDPGKLIRYLVLFVCSVIVIVQLSECFTKLNSPPISTHSYFSLNDTVEMPAVTICREPPYKEDVLNSMSGGICPHPKYITCWNNFPFNDLELDDFFMNSTFDLEETILGEQYGLDGLTKNLEIKTSLHFYMGRCYTLNPKIELKRTTRTSGYSLMLTHHIIPGSSMEMMLEKNPGWHVYIHDHRHEFTELNVKGAARSEYIFAEIDEEIEIKLQSQQFRNIESKETPCSATLSYSDMKCAELCVFDDLATKTNCTGPWMTGILQQPCDNSKSMRALIKDYGIYYESDDDIECDCKRPCNARIYSTFIQSRKQLNSGQQYTQVWIYYSTKLVSQMVEERLSYDTTQFIADIGGSLGFLLGLSVLGLIGILEHLTLFFCGGLIKKQLKHEKQLQDDAERQSQKSDATDITGTTLDIATISREKKTYMDEETLA
- the LOC126765248 gene encoding acid-sensing ion channel 4-A isoform X2, giving the protein MGYWLELLDWILRDPGKLIRYLVLFVCSVIVIVQLSECFTKLNSPPISTHSYFSLNDTVEMPAVTICREPPYKEDVLNSMSGGICPHPKYITCWNNFPFNDLELDDFFMNSTFDLEETILGEQYGLDGLTKNLEIKTSLHFYMGRCYTLNPKIELKRTTRTSGYSLMLTHHIIPGSSMEMMLEKNPGWHVYIHDHRHEFTELNVKGAARSEYIFAEIDEEIEIKLQSQQFRNIESKETPCSATLSYSDMKCAELCVFDDLATKTNCTGPWMTGILQQPCDNSKSMRALIKDYGIYYESDDDIECDCKRPCNARIYSTFIQSRKQLNSGQQYTQVWIYYSTKLVSMVEERLSYDTTQFIADIGGSLGFLLGLSVLGLIGILEHLTLFFCGGLIKKQLKHEKQLQDDAERQSQKSDATDITGTTLDIATISREKKTYMDEETLA